From the genome of Staphylococcus haemolyticus, one region includes:
- the thrS gene encoding threonine--tRNA ligase has translation MSNQQINIQFPDGSNKAYQAGVLASDVAKSISQSLYKEAVVCRMNDRLVDLTHPLQEDCELTFYTLKDQEGLNVMRHSAAHVLAQALTRLYPDVKLTIGPVIEHGFYYDIDLDESISEADLNKIEKEMKKIHSENLKFERQNLSYAEAKNIFKDNPYKLELTEEHKDDQLSLYQQGEFIDLCVGPHVPSTKFVNHFKLTKVSGAYWRGNSDNKMLQRIYGVAFRSKDQLDDYFEFLREAEERNHRRLGKQLKLFMFSEEAPGMPFYLSNGQFIRNQMESFLREVQLKHDYDEVRTPLMMNKRLWEESGHWDHYHENMYFTKVDENDYALKPMNCPGHMLIFKNELRSYKDLPLRIAEFGQVHRHEFSGALNGLLRVRTFCQDDAHIFIMKSQIKSEVQEILKLIDYIYSVFGFEYSIELSTRPDDYLGDLDLWNEAEQSLAHVLDDLGLDYSINEGDGAFYGPKIDVHIKDALNRSHQCATVQLDFQMPEKFELTYINEQNEKERPVVLHRAVFGSLDRFFGILIEHFKGAFPLWMAPVQVNLIGVSDNNDDYVRTVAEVLRDENIRVAIDDRDEKLGKKIRESQMNKIPYTLVLGDDEQQHHTVSVRKYAHDDNETMDIQAFIEKLKHEIESKELLV, from the coding sequence ATGTCTAATCAACAAATCAATATTCAATTTCCAGACGGAAGTAATAAAGCGTATCAAGCTGGAGTGCTTGCTAGTGATGTAGCGAAATCCATTAGCCAATCTTTATATAAGGAAGCAGTCGTTTGTCGTATGAATGACCGTTTAGTTGATTTGACCCATCCTCTTCAAGAAGACTGTGAACTCACATTTTACACACTTAAAGATCAAGAAGGTTTAAATGTAATGCGACATTCTGCCGCCCACGTCTTAGCACAAGCACTTACTCGATTATATCCCGATGTAAAATTAACAATCGGTCCTGTCATTGAGCATGGTTTTTACTATGATATCGATTTAGATGAATCCATTAGTGAAGCAGATTTAAATAAAATTGAAAAAGAAATGAAGAAAATCCATAGTGAAAATTTAAAATTTGAACGACAAAATTTAAGTTATGCAGAAGCTAAAAATATTTTTAAAGATAATCCTTACAAGTTGGAACTTACAGAAGAACATAAAGATGATCAACTTTCACTGTATCAACAAGGGGAATTTATTGATTTATGCGTAGGGCCACACGTACCAAGTACTAAATTTGTAAATCATTTTAAATTAACTAAAGTATCAGGTGCCTATTGGCGAGGTAATAGTGATAATAAGATGTTGCAACGTATTTACGGCGTAGCATTTCGTTCTAAAGATCAACTTGATGACTATTTTGAATTTTTAAGGGAAGCGGAAGAGCGCAATCATAGACGCTTAGGTAAACAGTTGAAATTATTCATGTTTTCTGAAGAAGCGCCAGGTATGCCATTCTATCTATCTAATGGTCAATTCATTCGAAATCAAATGGAAAGTTTCTTGAGAGAGGTTCAATTGAAACACGATTATGATGAGGTAAGAACACCGTTAATGATGAACAAACGACTTTGGGAAGAATCAGGACATTGGGACCATTATCATGAGAACATGTATTTCACTAAAGTGGATGAAAATGATTACGCGTTGAAACCAATGAATTGCCCGGGACATATGTTAATTTTCAAAAATGAACTTAGATCTTATAAAGATTTACCGCTTCGAATTGCTGAATTTGGTCAAGTGCACCGTCATGAGTTCAGTGGTGCATTGAATGGTTTGCTACGCGTGAGAACATTCTGCCAAGATGACGCGCATATCTTTATCATGAAATCTCAAATCAAATCAGAAGTGCAGGAAATTCTGAAATTAATTGATTATATTTATTCAGTATTCGGCTTTGAATATAGTATTGAATTATCAACACGTCCGGATGATTATTTAGGAGACTTAGACTTATGGAATGAAGCGGAACAATCATTGGCACATGTATTGGATGACCTTGGATTAGACTATTCTATTAATGAAGGGGACGGCGCTTTCTATGGTCCTAAGATTGATGTGCATATTAAAGACGCATTAAATCGAAGCCATCAATGTGCTACAGTGCAATTAGATTTCCAAATGCCAGAGAAATTTGAATTAACTTACATTAACGAACAAAATGAAAAAGAACGACCAGTTGTATTGCATAGAGCAGTATTCGGTTCACTAGACCGCTTCTTCGGTATTTTAATCGAACACTTCAAAGGCGCATTCCCACTATGGATGGCACCTGTACAAGTGAATTTAATTGGCGTATCAGATAATAATGATGATTACGTCCGCACAGTTGCAGAGGTACTAAGAGATGAGAATATCCGTGTTGCTATAGATGATCGGGATGAAAAGCTTGGCAAAAAAATTAGAGAAAGCCAGATGAATAAAATTCCATATACATTAGTATTAGGAGACGATGAACAACAACATCACACGGTTTCAGTTAGAAAATATGCACATGATGATAATGAAACAATGGATATTCAAGCATTTATTGAAAAGTTAAAACATGAAATTGAAAGTAAAGAATTATTAGTTTAA
- a CDS encoding PTS transporter subunit IIC, with product MGEREMITPRTFIFNVLNGVALAIVVGMIPNAILGELSKYLSQYNDIFTKVAFVTQGIQYSIPILTGVLIAGQFKLTQLQTAVTGAAAFVGSGASTFTDNKWVIVGIGDLINTMITASIAVGIILLISHKLGSLNMIVLPIVGGAVAGLIGLLILPYTKLITLGLGDVINGLTNTQPIIMTILIAMIFSILIVSPISSIGIGLAIGISGLAAGSAAVGVAASAIMLAVGSWRVNKPGIPITVLLGAVKLMMPTLIRHPMMMLPIVCTAGVSGFVGGLFNIKGTPDSAGFGLIGLVGPIKSLNLLEMGTASGLLIIAIVYIIVPLISALFFHYLFVKVLKIYNPNIFKYQV from the coding sequence ATGGGCGAGAGAGAAATGATAACACCCAGAACATTTATATTTAATGTATTAAATGGTGTAGCTTTAGCAATTGTAGTAGGTATGATTCCAAACGCAATATTAGGAGAGTTAAGTAAGTATTTAAGTCAATATAACGATATATTTACGAAAGTAGCCTTTGTAACACAAGGAATTCAATATTCGATTCCAATTCTGACAGGTGTATTAATTGCAGGACAATTTAAATTAACGCAATTACAAACCGCCGTTACAGGTGCAGCTGCCTTTGTAGGATCAGGTGCATCTACTTTCACAGATAATAAGTGGGTCATTGTTGGTATAGGAGATTTAATTAATACGATGATTACTGCATCGATTGCAGTCGGTATCATTTTATTGATTAGTCATAAATTAGGTAGTTTAAATATGATTGTGTTACCAATCGTTGGTGGTGCAGTGGCGGGCTTAATTGGACTATTGATCTTGCCATATACTAAATTGATTACATTAGGCTTAGGCGATGTTATCAATGGGTTAACCAATACACAACCTATTATCATGACTATATTGATCGCGATGATTTTCTCTATATTAATTGTTTCACCGATATCATCAATTGGGATAGGTTTGGCAATTGGCATTTCAGGCTTAGCAGCTGGTTCGGCTGCAGTTGGTGTAGCAGCGAGTGCAATTATGCTTGCAGTCGGTAGTTGGCGCGTAAATAAACCCGGTATTCCGATTACGGTATTACTTGGAGCAGTAAAATTAATGATGCCGACGCTGATTCGTCATCCAATGATGATGCTACCCATTGTTTGTACTGCAGGTGTGTCAGGATTTGTTGGAGGGTTGTTCAATATTAAAGGTACACCCGATTCAGCAGGTTTCGGACTCATTGGTCTTGTTGGACCGATTAAATCGTTAAATTTATTGGAAATGGGTACAGCCAGTGGCTTATTGATTATTGCTATTGTGTACATCATTGTTCCATTAATTTCTGCGCTATTTTTCCATTACTTATTTGTAAAAGTATTAAAAATCTATAATCCTAATATCTTTAAATATCAGGTTTAA
- a CDS encoding ArgE/DapE family deacylase, with product MRTFQEEDKIKLLADIIEIQSENENEIEVCHYIQNLLAQYDIPSKIIKVSETRANLVAEIGSGSPILAMSGHMDVVDAGHHEKWTYPPFKLTEQDGKLYGRGTTDMKGALMGMVIALIELKLSGDLSKGTIRLLATTGEEKEQEGAKRFVKEGYLDDIDGLIIGEPTDNGVFYAHKGSMACKVTATGIAAHSSMPFLGKNAVDTLVQFINHLNSKYDDIKQHDLQHELDVAPMVNKFMKGTLSEEEENFASGFTMMGSIIKGGKQFNSVPDEASIEYNVRPVPEYNNDFVKDLFQQTIDEVSPEALSFEVVSDHRPVTSDKDSTLIQVITDVAPHYVSKEDVFVAAFIGTTDASSLLGDNPNNVDLAIVGPGITIMAHQVDEYIEKDMYLKYIDIYKDVAVKYLAEK from the coding sequence ATGCGTACTTTTCAAGAGGAAGATAAAATTAAGTTACTAGCAGATATTATTGAAATTCAGTCAGAAAATGAAAACGAAATTGAAGTCTGTCACTATATACAAAACTTATTAGCTCAATACGATATACCTTCTAAAATAATAAAAGTGAGCGAGACAAGAGCGAACTTAGTAGCTGAAATTGGGAGTGGTTCGCCAATATTAGCGATGAGTGGCCATATGGACGTAGTTGATGCCGGGCATCATGAAAAATGGACTTATCCGCCATTTAAACTTACAGAACAGGACGGCAAATTGTACGGACGTGGAACGACGGATATGAAAGGTGCCTTGATGGGCATGGTTATCGCACTCATTGAATTAAAATTGTCTGGAGATTTATCTAAAGGAACAATTCGTTTACTTGCGACAACTGGAGAAGAAAAAGAACAAGAAGGTGCCAAACGATTTGTTAAAGAGGGTTATTTAGATGACATTGATGGCTTAATCATCGGAGAACCTACAGACAACGGGGTATTCTATGCACACAAAGGTTCAATGGCGTGTAAAGTAACTGCCACTGGGATTGCTGCACACAGTTCAATGCCATTTTTAGGGAAGAATGCAGTAGACACATTAGTACAGTTTATCAATCACTTAAATTCAAAATATGATGATATCAAACAGCATGACCTTCAACATGAGTTAGATGTTGCACCAATGGTAAACAAATTTATGAAGGGCACATTAAGCGAAGAAGAGGAGAACTTCGCATCAGGATTTACAATGATGGGTTCTATTATCAAGGGTGGCAAACAATTTAATTCTGTACCCGATGAAGCATCTATTGAATATAATGTAAGACCAGTACCCGAGTATAATAATGACTTTGTTAAAGATTTATTCCAACAAACGATTGATGAAGTAAGTCCTGAAGCATTGTCGTTTGAAGTCGTAAGTGATCATCGTCCCGTCACAAGTGATAAAGATAGTACTTTAATTCAAGTAATTACAGATGTAGCACCTCATTATGTGAGTAAAGAAGACGTCTTTGTCGCAGCATTCATAGGTACTACGGATGCTTCAAGTCTGTTGGGTGATAATCCTAATAATGTAGATCTTGCTATTGTTGGTCCAGGAATTACGATTATGGCCCATCAAGTGGATGAATATATTGAAAAGGACATGTATCTTAAATATATCGATATCTACAAAGACGTTGCAGTGAAGTACTTGGCTGAAAAGTAA